The following DNA comes from Silurus meridionalis isolate SWU-2019-XX chromosome 14, ASM1480568v1, whole genome shotgun sequence.
TTGATGATTGATAAAAAAGATCACAGAGAAATTGTTAAATAGGGggttaattaaattaaatttattatatttgtcatCCAGAATCATATCATAGTTCAATTGAAGGATGACGATACAaaacaatgtctttttttagagtttttttgcgtttctatttaaaatacacCAGAGAATACCATTAAAAAGAGGTGTATTCAGAGTGTTCTGTCTATCCATGACCGACCAGAACAGAACCCGATCTTTTAAATCAGGTTATTATTCATGAAAGCTTTATCGTATCTGTATGGGAAAGGCTGATCCGAAAAACTAAACCCCTCTCAAGTTGTAATGATATGCAAATTATTCATCTATTTTGTTTGTCCCGCACCCGAATCACAGATAAACAGGAGCTGCAGTGCCGCCAGCTGATGGCCGGATTGGATAAAGTGGTGAACGACCTAGATAAGCAGGAGAAGGCCATTTATTCTCAAGTGCGCCCCCCTCTGGAGCAGAGCCGCCCTGTACAGGACAGCGCAGACAGGCTGCAGAACATGAGGGTAAGAAATGTGACATGAGACGCTTCAGTATGGTGGATGCTTTTTTTGCAAAACTATTCACATCCAACAGAATCAGAAATCgatttattaccaagtatgtttacacacgCAAGAGGAATTTGAGTTTATGTCtgaagtacagacataatataacaaaatataagtcAAACAGACAagtaaataatgtattatatgaagaagtagaaatattgtttaaatgagcAGTTTACAGACGTACCATTTGTAACAGATGTACCAAATGTTTTTGACAGTTTTGGTATGATTGCAcctgtattcatttattaaatgtatttttttatttattatgtagtTTTATTGCCCGAGTGCATATTCGGTTATTAGTTGTAAAATAACACACTACCACatacttttcttgaaaatttgaggggggaaaaaattaaaaatcaagtATAATTTATtggtattaataattaattaattaatttgtttgtttgtttgttcatttccaGGACATTGCCACCATCGTTCGTAAGATCGAGCCGGAGAAGTCCTCTAAAGTTCGTGAGGCTGAGACGTTCCTCAAATCCAACCCCAAGTGTGCGAGCGCTCCTCAGCTCTCCTCCAAGGTCGACACCACACTCAACAAATACAACAAGGTGGAGCAGCTGCTGAAGTGTACGGATGACAAGTACGTGCCCTGTTCGgtcctgttttctgttttttttcccaccagaAACGAAGATTCAAAGGTAAATAAGATTCTTTTCTTATTTACATCTGTAGACTTCAGAACTCCAACAAGCTGGAGAGCTCGATACAGAACTGCAAAAGCCTGCTGACGCCGTACGAAAACCGTCTGGCCAGAGAAGAGATCGCTCCCTCTGACTCGACCTCGCTGGATAAGGCTCTGCGTGAGCTCACTGTAAGACCCTGTTTATACGCATTACCAATTCTACAGACACTTAGATTGGAATCTGAACCTCCCATTTCCTctccattcactgttataattcctgcgactcttctgggaagtgcactggattttggagggtgctaatggagatttgtggtcattcagacactagtcaggtattgatgtaagtgaggtgaggaggcctggggtgcagtcagtgttccactttatcatgttcagtagggttgggaGTCAGAGCTCTAACGCaagaagatcttctactccaaaccatgtgaaggagatcttcatggagctggctttgtgcacaggatcatTGTCCttgacaggtttgggtctcctatgaGAATTGTATagttgtagtaacagtttggggaagaaccacatatagctgtgATACTTTTGGCTCTTCTCTGTATTCGACGTATTAAACCCATgcacttattttatatttgttctgATAAACAGGACATGAACACCGAGCTGAGGGCGAAGAAATCCATCTTCCCTGAAATGGAGAATAATCTGAGGAGCTCGAAACTCAGCTGCGATAACATGGTGAACCGGGTGCAGGAGCACTGCCCTGACATCGACCGCCAGGAGGCTGACGTTCAAAAACTTTCCAAACGTTACGATAACCTTCTCAGGCAGATCGACACCAGGTACGTAGCGGCGCATTCGGCGTGCCCTCCTGTGTGTCTCATGCACGTTTGGAGGTTTTAAATCGACCACTAGATGTTAGAGGTCGACGATACAGAAAGCTAGATTAGATCATACCTGCTGAAAACAGATTCAAATacatactggataaaaaaaacaaaaacaaacataacacactttaacataaaataatactaaactttattacaaaaatagaaTTATGTACAAAACATTAGAAgcattaaaatgtgttaaataaaataaatatgaatatattaatataattcatatgaatatattaattataataataaatattgaggaaaataaaaggcaTTCAttgaaactgaaataaaatgtgacaATCCACATAAGATACTTCAAAAGAACAGCAAGTGGCATCAGAGATTTGtctctagcaggagatcttccactccacatCATGTAAAGCATTTCTTGATGGAGCTGAATTTGTGCCCAGGGGTTTTGTCAcgtcctaaacaattgtgtgcctccaacgttgtagtaacagtttgtggaaaaaGTACATCTGGCTGTAttggtgtccaaatacttttgccatataaacagagaaaataaCGGCcctgcatttttatatatatatatatatatatatatatatatatatatatatatatatatatatatatataaaatattattatatattaaataaagtgaTTTTACTTCATGCATTTAGAAAATGACGCTTTTGTTTTCCAGATCACAGAGTCTGCAAAAATCCAAAACCTCCTACAGCAATTACCGTAATGATTACGACAACTTGAACAGCTGGCTGTCCCGTGTGCCGAACTACGAGCCGCACGAGACCGACACGATCCAGCAGGTGGAAGGGAAACTGAAAAACCAAAGAGTAAGTGCACTCTGATAACATcaacacacattttcttttgctACCAAAGTACAAATGTGACTCCTGAAATTTCGTCCCCTCCCTAGAATCTGCTCTCTGACGTCGCGAGGAAGGAATCGGATCTGAACAACATCTCGCACAATGCACAGCTTTACCAACAAGCCGTCAAGGTGGGGGGCGATAACGCGAGAGTTGTCGTTTGCGGTTTGACGAGATCGCATTAAAATCGTAACACGTTCCTCCTTGTGGCTGTGTTCAGGATTATGAAAACGAAGCTGAGAGGTTCAGGTCCATTCTCGACCTTGAAGACGGCCTGGTCTCCCAAACGTACAAGAGGAGCCGACTGGAATCTCCTGCACTGAAAGTCAAAGCTGAGGTAAAATTATTATACTGATCCCATGGTCTGTCTGAATACTGGATCGTGATTGGTTGTAAGGAAGGTGTGGCTGGTAAGGAAGGTGTGAGCTCACACGGGTAGTTGGATCTTAACAAATGCGCTGCTTATGAACAATTTTAACAATAAGTAATATAGTAACAGCTCCATATAGCGGTGCATTGGCATAAAAGTTTGCATTGCGATGCATCTATTTGAACATTTGCATCTGTTGTATCCGATTTAgttctatataattataaatagataCGCTGTACAGTTCGAAAGTTTCGATTTCTGCTTGCTGagctgtttctcgagcgcgttctctcagcaccgctgctgctacgtgaatatgacgtatcaacactacagagaccgaggcgtgtcctgagagtcacatagaatacagattaacatggcagaggtagagctgtctCTTCCTGCAGACTCAACAGAAAAAGATCTTCTGGTTtcgtttaattattttttttttttttttgcactagaAAGGCGTGTGTGAAAGGggtcatgcgttagaagtcagaaggtgCTTAAgttaattgatgatttgctgactgtctgaagaaaagaaataaaagcggaCTATCTGTAAcatgcatcatatttttttccattgaatcgCACTGAATGGAAATTGCACCGCATTGTAATAGCGGGTGATCGTATCGTATCGGTAACtacttcatatgtatctttaatgtagcgtatcgttggctatgcatcgagatctGAATCACATCAGCCTTAGCAATGGAGATGTACATcactattgtgtgtgtatatatatatgtatataatattatttctaccttaatttaaatttgaaacctttattttctcttttttctttcttccaaaaCCACTTTATTAAACAGGAAGCAGCCATCGAGGCCAAATTCACGGAGGTCAGCGCTGTGAACAAACAACGTCTACAGAACCTTGAGTTTGCGCAAAGTCTGCTCAATCAGGTAACAGTGTCCAGACTTTTTTCCAAAtgatttccttatttattttctttcggCTTGTTAAACTGATTGCTAGTGAATTGATTGTTTAACAGCAAGCGGAGGTGCAAGTCATCCAGCAGAACGTCCAGTCCGTGAAATCTTCTCCCTCAGGAGATGAATCCTGGAGAATTAAGAATCAGCTGGAAGAGGAGATTCTGAGAAGGCAGCAGCTTGAAAAGGAAATCAAAACTATTCAGACGGACATCTATGTGATGGAAGGACAAAAACCACAAGACACCATTGTCAAGAAAGAGCTGATCAAGAAGGTCCCTGATCCTCAGCTGGATGAAGAGATGAGCAAAGTCCAGCAAAGGCTGTCGGATGAACGCAGGACCACTCGCATCCTCGAGGGCGAACTGGACACTTTGCGTGTGAAGCTGCGTGGCATCGAGACAGAAATGAAGGAAGGTGCTCAGCAGTACACGGTTAAAGAGGTGCTACGCATCGAAAGGGATCGCGGACAAGAGGAGGAAGTACGGAGACTAAGAGAAGAGCTGGAGGAACTGAAGAGAAAAAAGCTGGTAAAGGACAACGATGTCATTCAGATCCAGAAGCAGATCACCATCCTGGCTGCTGAGAAAAACAAGGAGCAGGAAGTCATCAAGGAGGAAGAGGTCATCAAGGTCCGAAATGATCCTCAGCTCGAGAGTGAGTACACGATGCTTATTGACAGAAAGCAGAAAGAAATCAACAACCGCAAACAGCTGGAAGACGAGCTTCGATTCCTGCAAGAAAAACTCAAGCGTCTGGAGAAGGAAAAGTCCATGGCTGAGGAGAAGATCTCCATCAGAGAGGTTCTCACGGTTGAAAAAGATATCGCTTTGGAGAGAGAGGTTGAGGGCCTGAGACGGCAGCTTGAGGAAGAAAAGTCCAAGCGTTTATCTATTCAGAGGGAAAGGACCGACATTCAGAGAAAGATCACAAGCCTGGAGGAGGAAAAGTCCAAGGTCATCATTCAGGAGAAAGTGCGTGAGATTGTCAGGCCTGATCCCAAGGCGGAGGCCGAGGTCGCCAATCTCAGACTTGAACTCATCGAAGCACAGAGGAGAACCAGAGATACTGAGCTCCACTTGAAGTCTACTCAGGATGAGCTGTTGGTGCTGCGAAATAGAGGCCCACAAGTCGAAATCAAAGAAATCATCAAGGAGGTCATCAAGTACAAGATCGATCCCGAAACCGAAAGAGAGCTGGAAAAACTCCGGAACGAAATCGTCGACAAGACGCACATGATCGAGAAATTCGAATTGGAGATGGTTCAACTAAGGGAGGAGATTCAAAGATGGAGAGACACCAAACCCCAGGTGCAGACCAAAGAGGTGGTGAATGAGGTCATTCAGTACAGAGAGGACCCTAAAACCAAAGAAGAAATCGAGACGCTCAAGAAGAGGCTGGCTGAGGAACAGAGGAAGCGCTTGGATCTCGAGAGAGAGCGAGTTTCCAATGAAGAGAGGATCAGGCTCAAGAAGATCGACTTGTCACAGGTCAGGGAGAAGGTCGTGCAGCAAGAAGTGGTGAAGATGGAAGAAGACCCTGTGCTGAAATCTGAATGCGTGACCTTCACTCAGAACATCAGTAACGagttgaaacaaagagaaagcCTGAAAGACGAGTTGGCCAGGCTGCAGCGTAAGAAGGCTGACCTGGAACTCCAGCTGGAGGAGCTCGAACGTGAACGCCGGTCCAGACGCGAAGCCGAGCTTGAAATTCAGCGGTTGAGGGTCCGTCTTAATGAGCTTGAAATTAGGGACAAGGAAAACAGAGAGAAGGTTACAGTCAAACAGAAGGTCGTCTTGCAGCAAGATCCACAGCAGGAGAAAGAGCACTCTATCTTACGCCTTCAGGTCGAGGAAGAGAGACACAAACGTTTGCTTCTGGAGAAAGAGTACAACGCTCTGCTGCAGCAACAACAAACGCTGGAGAGGATGGAGGTCCGGGAGAAAGTCATTTGCACCGAGAAGGTCCAAGTCGAGAGGGATCCAGATGCCGAGCTTGAgattgagaagctgaaaaagagCCTCGAAGAGGAAACTAAACGCCGGCAAGAGCTGGACATCGAGCTCAGCAGCGTCACCAGCAGGCTGAACGAAATGGAATTCACGAACACAAAGTCGTACAAGGAGCTCGACCACATCCGCGACGAGGGCAGCAGGCTCCTCCAGGAGAACCAGCGTCTGCAGAACGAGATCAGAAAGCTCCAATCCGAAATCCACATCACCTCGAAGGAAACCAGGCAAATCACAGAGTCCAGCCCGGTGGACAACAGCAAGAACCTGGAGATCCGGCTAGCGGCGTTGCAGAAAGAGCTCCTAGAACTGAGACGCATCACGACCGAGAAAGATGAGGAAATCGAAAAGCTACAGAAGGGCCTGTCGGCCGTGAGGGTGAAGAGAGAGCAGAGGGAGAGCCACCTCCGGCGGTCGATCGTTGTCATCGACCCGGACACGGGCAAAGAGATGAGACCAGAGGAGGCGTTCAAACTGGGGCTGATCGACTGGAAGATGTTCGTCAACCTCCAGAGTCAAGAATGCGACTGGGAGGAGATCACCGTCAAGGGGCCAAGCGGAGAGTCGTCCGTTCTTCACGACAGAAAATCGGGCAAGAAGTTCTCCATTGAAGATGCCCTGCGCTCCGGGAACATCACCAAACGCCAGCTTCAGCAGTACCAGAACAAAGAAATCAGCATCCAGGAGTTCGGTATCCTGGTTTCCGGGAAGACCCACTAAGAAATcggtttgtttttatgtttcggTGCTTTACTTGATGACGAGCtaatggttttattattatttttttcctcctttcagCCTTTCAGAGTCTTTAGGGCTTTCTTAACgcactgtgtatttatttgcatgtttccTGGGATAAAAGGAAGAAATATTACCTTAAAAATGTCTTCCTCTTGATGGGTAGATTTATTCTCATATAGCAGGGTGAAAGTTATCTGACTACA
Coding sequences within:
- the ppl gene encoding LOW QUALITY PROTEIN: periplakin (The sequence of the model RefSeq protein was modified relative to this genomic sequence to represent the inferred CDS: inserted 1 base in 1 codon), whose product is MFQKRKTKTSSPFSSTSSKKTDLSTLIEKLQRNGDKVEKNILEVEQNLNKDVLKINEGKTPLYQESNNRSIENSLLLLNSLNEDAIEAKRLQHPQAEMIEQDMKQLRERVKKLRNDHNHIYHLTRSEGVPSVNWGKLIDEKTTNLNNKGFGQDLPTIENQVEEHNIFHSEVEALAPYISQGDKDYVDGLQLKYNKLLANSTARQKNLLSLRDYMQRCTNELYWLDQQAEERVMYDWSDANLDYPARKRQYENFISKCLESKEGTITKLSDDGEKLIAQGHPGKNVIEAHMDAVHADWKLYLNLLICEENHLKNMDEYHKFQKEARDTQDLLKRLDTEMNQKYNPDFKDQYQLDGLLVDLNDQAKAMDHFDERVKALQDRSLQVLPLKYRRSAAQKLLPIEALCDFDAEEGQIQRGGRYTLLRNNGDKWDVKDTSGRTMSAPAXCFIIPPTDSDSVAIAENLVSQQKANKQKVASSKAALQTRLTDLKKDSTGGQDKQELQCRQLMAGLDKVVNDLDKQEKAIYSQVRPPLEQSRPVQDSADRLQNMRDIATIVRKIEPEKSSKVREAETFLKSNPKCASAPQLSSKVDTTLNKYNKVEQLLKCTDDKLQNSNKLESSIQNCKSLLTPYENRLAREEIAPSDSTSLDKALRELTDMNTELRAKKSIFPEMENNLRSSKLSCDNMVNRVQEHCPDIDRQEADVQKLSKRYDNLLRQIDTRSQSLQKSKTSYSNYRNDYDNLNSWLSRVPNYEPHETDTIQQVEGKLKNQRNLLSDVARKESDLNNISHNAQLYQQAVKDYENEAERFRSILDLEDGLVSQTYKRSRLESPALKVKAEEAAIEAKFTEVSAVNKQRLQNLEFAQSLLNQQAEVQVIQQNVQSVKSSPSGDESWRIKNQLEEEILRRQQLEKEIKTIQTDIYVMEGQKPQDTIVKKELIKKVPDPQLDEEMSKVQQRLSDERRTTRILEGELDTLRVKLRGIETEMKEGAQQYTVKEVLRIERDRGQEEEVRRLREELEELKRKKLVKDNDVIQIQKQITILAAEKNKEQEVIKEEEVIKVRNDPQLESEYTMLIDRKQKEINNRKQLEDELRFLQEKLKRLEKEKSMAEEKISIREVLTVEKDIALEREVEGLRRQLEEEKSKRLSIQRERTDIQRKITSLEEEKSKVIIQEKVREIVRPDPKAEAEVANLRLELIEAQRRTRDTELHLKSTQDELLVLRNRGPQVEIKEIIKEVIKYKIDPETERELEKLRNEIVDKTHMIEKFELEMVQLREEIQRWRDTKPQVQTKEVVNEVIQYREDPKTKEEIETLKKRLAEEQRKRLDLERERVSNEERIRLKKIDLSQVREKVVQQEVVKMEEDPVLKSECVTFTQNISNELKQRESLKDELARLQRKKADLELQLEELERERRSRREAELEIQRLRVRLNELEIRDKENREKVTVKQKVVLQQDPQQEKEHSILRLQVEEERHKRLLLEKEYNALLQQQQTLERMEVREKVICTEKVQVERDPDAELEIEKLKKSLEEETKRRQELDIELSSVTSRLNEMEFTNTKSYKELDHIRDEGSRLLQENQRLQNEIRKLQSEIHITSKETRQITESSPVDNSKNLEIRLAALQKELLELRRITTEKDEEIEKLQKGLSAVRVKREQRESHLRRSIVVIDPDTGKEMRPEEAFKLGLIDWKMFVNLQSQECDWEEITVKGPSGESSVLHDRKSGKKFSIEDALRSGNITKRQLQQYQNKEISIQEFGILVSGKTH